The following are encoded in a window of Primulina eburnea isolate SZY01 chromosome 4, ASM2296580v1, whole genome shotgun sequence genomic DNA:
- the LOC140830639 gene encoding protein NRT1/ PTR FAMILY 4.6-like encodes MEVENQLARTWDGYVDWRGKPALRSKHGGMRPVFFVLVAEVLENLAYLANASNLVLYLSEYMHFAPSESANSVTNFMGTAFLLALLGGFLSDAFFTTYHVYLTSAVVEFLGLVILTIQAEIGSLKPTKCDPSNQNIPCRKVHGTKAAMLFLGLYLVALGVGGIKGSLPSHGAEQFDEDTLQGRKQRSTFFNYFVFSLACGALVAVTLVVWIEDNKGWQWGFGVATLAVFLSIPVFLAGSSWYRNRIPVGSPLTTICKVLIAASMNTCMPSSTSSKVIVNMTTSPSEDLALEDERAAESEKIMNTADSASKTLKFLDRAAAQNSASGMLKCSVREVEEVKIVLSVLPIFACTIMLNCCLAQLSTFSVQQAATMNTKFGSLKVPPASLPVFPVIFIIILAPIYDHVIIPFARKVTKSEMGITHLQRIGTGLLLSIIAMAVAALVEIKRKRVATDSGLLDSTRPLPISFFWIAFQYLFLGSADLFTLAGLLEFFFTEAPSSMRSLATALSWASLAMGYYLSTMIVSIVNSATGDSRHKPWLSGENLNGYHLERFYWLLCILSVLNIIHYLFWATRYKYRSAGTNK; translated from the exons ATG GAAGTAGAGAACCAGTTGGCCAGAACTTGGGACGGGTATGTCGATTGGAGGGGGAAGCCTGCTTTGAGGAGCAAACATGGCGGCATGCGACCTGTTTTCTTCGTTTTGG TTGCGGAGGTGTTAGAGAATTTGGCATATTTAGCAAATGCAAGCAACTTAGTGCTGTACCTATCGGAATACATGCATTTTGCACCGTCGGAATCAGCCAATTCCGTCACCAACTTTATGGGCACAGCGTTTCTTTTAGCCCTTCTCGGCGGCTTCCTCTCCGACGCCTTCTTCACCACTTATCACGTCTACTTGACAAGTGCAGTCGTCGAGTTTCTG GGTCTGGTAATACTCACAATTCAAGCAGAAATCGGATCCCTGAAGCCCACAAAATGTGACCCATCCAATCAGAACATCCCCTGCCGGAAAGTGCATGGAACAAAGGCTGCAATGCTCTTCTTAGGCCTCTATCTAGTAGCACTCGGCGTCGGAGGCATTAAGGGGTCATTGCCATCCCATGGAGCCGAACAGTTCGATGAAGACACACTGCAAGGAAGGAAGCAAAGATCGACTTTCTTCAACTATTTCGTGTTTTCCCTCGCGTGTGGTGCACTAGTTGCCGTGACGTTGGTTGTGTGGATAGAAGATAACAAGGGTTGGCAATGGGGATTTGGGGTTGCCACGTTGGCCGTGTTTTTGTCCATACCGGTGTTTCTTGCTGGTTCTTCGTGGTACCGGAATAGGATTCCTGTTGGAAGCCCACTCACAACTATATGTAAG GTTCTGATTGCTGCATCGATGAATACTTGCATGCCAAGCAGCACTTCCAGCAAAGTCATCGTTAATATGACCACAAGCCCGTCTGAAGATTTGGCCTTGGAGGACGAACGAGCTGCAGAGAGTGAGAAGATAATGAATACAGCTGATTCTGCCTCAAAAACCCTCAAGTTTCTGGACAGAGCAGCTGCGCAAAACTCGGCCAGTGGCATGCTAAAATGCTCGGTACGAGAAGTGGAAGAAGTCAAGATTGTCCTGTCGGTCCTCCCCATTTTTGCTTGCACCATCATGCTTAATTGCTGTCTTGCTCAGCTCTCCACATTCTCAGTCCAACAGGCTGCCACCATGAACACAAAGTTCGGTTCCTTAAAAGTCCCCCCTGCTTCTCTTCCCGTGTTCCCTGTGATATTCATCATTATTCTTGCCCCCATATATGACCATGTGATCATCCCATTTGCTAGAAAAGTGACGAAATCTGAGATGGGGATAACTCACCTACAGCGAATAGGAACAGGCTTACTCCTCTCCATCATAGCCATGGCTGTGGCTGCTCTGGTTGAGATCAAACGGAAGCGGGTAGCAACCGATTCAGGCCTACTCGACTCCACCAGGCCTTTGCCCATTTCATTTTTCTGGATCGCGTTTCAGTACTTGTTCCTTGGATCAGCTGATCTCTTCACCTTAGCAGGGCTACTTGAATTTTTCTTCACAGAAGCGCCTTCTAGCATGAGATCTTTGGCTACTGCTCTATCTTGGGCTTCACTAGCTATGGGGTATTACTTGAGCACCATGATTGTATCAATAGTAAACAGCGCCACTGGTGATTCGAGACACAAGCCATGGCTTTCAGGTGAGAATTTGAACGGCTACCACTTGGAGCGATTCTACTGGCTATTATGCATACTGAGTGTATTGAATATCATACATTATCTCTTCTGGGCTACCAGATACAAGTACAGATCAGCAGGGACTAACAAGTAA